The following coding sequences are from one Gossypium hirsutum isolate 1008001.06 chromosome A12, Gossypium_hirsutum_v2.1, whole genome shotgun sequence window:
- the LOC107933482 gene encoding trehalose-phosphate phosphatase A has protein sequence MDLKSNHTAPVLADPAPISKSRLVASSLLQYSSPAPVFSPNLLLTVPRKKTGILDDVRASSWLDAMKSSSPRHTSTRDYNHEIVSADTDVAYRTWMAKYPSALSSFEQITNFAKGKRIALFLDYDGTLSPIVDNPDFAFMSIDMRAAVAKVAKYFPTAIISGRSRDKVYDFVGLTDLYYAGSHGMDIMGPVRESSDDPPNCIRSTDKQGKGVKLFQPASEFLPMIDEVFNSLVNSTKEIKGAKVENNKFCVSVHYRNVDEKNWKTVAECVHDVIRNYPRLRLSHGRKVLEVRPVIDWDKGKALTFLLESLGLSNHDDVLPIYVGDDRTDEDAFKVLREGNLGYGILVSSAPKESNAFFSLRDPQEVMEFLKSLVNWKKTSVL, from the exons ATGGACCTGAAATCCAATCACACCGCTCCTGTTCTGGCTGATCCTGCACCGATAAGCAAGTCAAGATTAGTAGCTTCCAGTCTGTTGCAATACTCATCCCCAGCGCCAGTGTTTTCTCCAAATCTACTTCTAACTGTTCCCAGGAAGAAAACTGGAATTCTCGATGATGTTCGTGCCAGCAGCTGGCTGGATGCTATGAAATCCTCATCCCCTCGTCATACAAGCACGAGGGATTACAACCATGAGATTGTATCAGCTGATACAGATGTTGCGTATCGCACATGGATG GCTAAGTATCCCTCTGCACTATCATCTTTTGAGCAAATTACAAATTTTGCCAAAGGCAAGAGAATAGCATTGTTTTTGGATTATGATGGGACTCTTTCACCAATTGTGGACAACCCAGATTTTGCCTTTATGTCTATTGAT ATGCGAGCTGCTGTAGCAAAAGTGGCAAAATACTTCCCAACAGCAATAATTAGTGGAAGAAGCCGTGACAAG GTATATGATTTTGTAGGACTAACAGATCTCTATTATGCGGGAAGTCATGGAATGGACATCATGGGTCCTGTTAGGGAATCGTCTGATGATCCTCCTAACTGCATTAGATCTACTGATAAGCAG GGCAAAGGAGTAAAGTTATTCCAGCCTGCTAGTGAATTCCTACCTATGATTGACGAG GTTTTTAACTCACTTGTTAACAGCACCAAAGAAATTAAAGGAGCAAAAGTTGAAAACAATAAGTTCTGTGTCTCTGTCCATTACCGTAATGTAGACGAGAAG AATTGGAAAACAGTTGCAGAATGTGTTCATGATGTCATCAGAAACTACCCTCGTCTGCGATTGTCTCATGGTCGGAAG gtTTTAGAGGTACGGCCTGTGATCGACTGGGATAAGGGGAAAGCTCTCACATTTCTACTTGAATCACTTG GGCTTAGTAATCATGATGATGTGCTTCCCATTTATGTTGGAGATGACCGGACAGACGAAGATGCATTTAAG GTTCTGAGAGAGGGaaatctgggatatggcattttaGTATCATCCGCTCCAAAGGAGAGTAATGCATTTTTCTCCCTTAGGGACCCTCAAGAG GTGATGGAGTTTCTTAAATCACTGGTGAATTGGAAGAAGACAAGTGTTCTCTGA
- the LOC107933480 gene encoding acid beta-fructofuranosidase-like has product MEASSSTSHDPALFHAPLLHHPRRRSSRPLKGFAVIFGSVVFLLSLVILIVNQSPEPLASNPSSVTEAGSYSMAAQPRGIAEGVSAKSNPSLFDKVGFNWTNAMFYWQRTAYHFQPQKNWMNDPDGPLYHKGWYHLFYQYNPDSAIWGNITWGHAVSKDLIHWFYLPLAMVPDQWYDINGCWTGSATLLPDGRIVMLYTGSTNESVQVQNLAYPANLSDPLLLQWLKYPGNPVVVPPTGIEDNEFRDPTTAWLGPDGSWRITVGTRFNTTIGTALVFQTTNFSDYQLLDGVLHAVPGTGMWECVDFYPVAINGSVGLDTTALGPGIKHVLKASLDDTKVDHYAIGTYDMITDKWTPDNPEEDVGIGLKVDYGRYYASKTFFDQSKQRRILYGWVNETDTEADDLEKGWASIQTIPRSVLYDNKTGTHLLQWPVEEVESLRLNATVFKDVVVEAGSVVPLDIGTATQLDILAEFEIETLVSNSTEDEVSDCGDGAVDRNTYGPFGVLVIADDSLSELTPIYFRPLNISDGSLETYFCADETRSSKAPNVTKRVYGGKVPVLDDENYNMRVLVDHSVVESFGEGGRTVITSRVYPTEAIYGAARLFLFNNASGVNVKATLKIWEMNSAFIRPFPFEETLFQEMVAST; this is encoded by the exons ATGGAGGCCAGCAGCAGCACCTCCCATGACCCAGCATTGTTCCATGCTCCCTTGCTACACCACCCTCGGAGGAGGAGCAGCAGACCCTTAAAGGGTTTCGCAGTGATATTTGGGTCCGTCGTTTTCCTACTCTCACTGGTCATATTAATCGTTAACCAAAGCCCGGAGCCATTAGCAAGTAACCCCAGTAGTGTAACGGAGGCAGGGTCGTATTCAATGGCGGCGCAGCCAAGAGGGATAGCTGAAGGAGTTTCAGCCAAGTCAAACCCATCACTTTTTGACAAAGTTGGGTTTAATTGGACAAACGCTATGTTTTACTGGCAAAGAACTGCCTACCACTTTCAGCCTCAAAAGAATTGGATGAATG ATCCTGACG GTCCGTTATATCACAAGGGATGGTACCATCTTTTCTATCAATACAACCCTGATTCAGCCATATGGGGCAACATCACTTGGGGCCACGCTGTATCAAAGGACCTCATTCACTGGTTCTATCTCCCACTCGCCATGGTTCCTGATCAATGGTACGATATCAATGGTTGCTGGACGGGGTCGGCCACTCTCCTTCCAGATGGCCGAATCGTAATGCTTTACACCGGCAGCACCAATGAGTCCGTGCAAGTCCAAAACCTTGCATATCCCGCCAACCTATCTGATCCCCTCCTCCTTCAGTGGTTAAAATACCCGGGTAACCCGGTTGTTGTTCCCCCAACCGGGATCGAAGACAATGAGTTCCGAGACCCGACAACAGCTTGGCTTGGACCCGATGGTTCCTGGCGGATTACTGTTGGTACAAGGTTTAATACCACCATAGGAACAGCCCTTGTTTTCCAAACGACAAACTTTTCGGACTATCAATTATTGGATGGGGTCTTACATGCTGTTCCGGGCACGGGTATGTGGGAATGTGTAGATTTTTACCCCGTTGCAATAAACGGGTCCGTCGGACTTGACACGACGGCACTTGGGCCTGGAATTAAACATGTCCTGAAGGCTAGTTTGGATGATACGAAAGTTGATCATTATGCAATAGGGACCTACGACATGATAACGGATAAATGGACACCCGATAACCCGGAAGAAGATGTAGGCATCGGGTTGAAAGTGGATTATGGGAGATACTATGCCTCCAAGACATTTTTTGATCAGAGTAAACAAAGGAGGATTCTTTATGGTTGGGTTAATGAAACTGATACTGAAGCTGATGACCTCGAAAAAGGATGGGCTTCCATTCAG ACAATTCCCAGGAGTGTGTTGTATGACAACAAGACCGGAACCCATTTACTACAGTGGCCTGTGGAAGAAGTGGAGAGCTTGAGACTGAATGCTACAGTGTTTAAGGATGTTGTAGTTGAAGCAGGATCAGTTGTGCCCCTCGACATAGGCACCGCTACTCAG TTGGATATATTAGCAGAGTTTGAAATAGAGACGTTGGTATCGAACAGCACGGAGGATGAAGTCAGTGATTGCGGTGATGGGGCGGTTGATAGGAACACTTACGGGCCATTTGGGGTCCTGGTTATTGCTGATGATTCACTTTCTGAGCTCACTCCTATATATTTCCGTCCACTTAATATATCCGATGGGAGTCTTGAAACTTACTTTTGCGCTGATGAAACAAG GTCTTCTAAAGCTCCCAATGTCACGAAACGAGTGTATGGAGGCAAAGTTCCAGTGCTTGACGATGAAAACTACAATATGAGGGTATTG GTGGATCATTCAGTAGTGGAAAGCTTTGGAGAAGGAGGGAGGACGGTGATAACATCAAGAGTGTATCCAACGGAAGCCATATATGGAGCAGCACGGCTGTTCTTGTTCAACAATGCAAGTGGAGTGAATGTGAAGGCCACACTCAAAATTTGGGAGATGAATTCTGCTTTTATTCGTCCTTTCCCCTTTGAAGAAACATTATTTCAGGAAATGGTTGCTTCCACATGA
- the LOC107933481 gene encoding pentatricopeptide repeat-containing protein At4g25270, chloroplastic, whose amino-acid sequence MVALLQVQPHTVPLTLHFHCSSKGKKNQKQKRRQFEHNKNTAPALPFPRSSPGPLFINNKPYPQTKLQAVDSIVKDLEASVKKGIIIDSEIFSSLLETCYQLKSIDHGIAVHRLVPQNLLRKNTGISSKLLRLYATAGRMESAHQVFDQMSKRNESAFPWNSLISGYAELGQYEDALALYFQMEEEGVEPDRFTFPRALKACAGIGSIHVGQAVHRDVVRKGFGNDVFVLNALTDMYAKCGDIVKARRVFDSIACKDNISWNSMLTGYIRHGLLAGALQVFRGMIQEGFEPDSVTISTILSSFCSLKTAAQMHGWVLRRGIEWNTSVVNAMIVVYSNLGKLDGASWLFQRMPERDIVSWNSIISGHSKHPEALMYFEQMVRSGTSPNSITFVAILSACAHLGLVKDGERLFWLMRKKYGIDPRMEHYACMVNLYGRAGLIDEAFNMIVERMEFEAGPTVWGAMLYACSVHGNIQIGEIAGQKLFELEPDNQHNFELLMKIYSDAGRVDDAERVRKLMLDRGL is encoded by the coding sequence ATGGTTGCTCTTTTACAAGTGCAGCCACACACTGTACCATTGACTCTCCATTTTCACTGCTCTTCTAAAGGCAAGAAGAACCAGAAACAAAAGCGAAGACAGTTTGAGCATAATAAAAACACTGCCCCTGCCCTCCCATTCCCGAGATCCTCACCAGGCCCACTCTTTATCAACAACAAACCCTACCCCCAAACTAAACTCCAAGCAGTAGACTCTATCGTTAAAGACCTCGAAGCCTCTGTCAAAAAAGGCATAATAATAGATTCAGAGATATTCTCTTCTCTGTTAGAAACATGTTACCAACTAAAATCCATCGACCACGGCATCGCAGTCCATCGTCTTGTTCCCCAGAACTTATTACGTAAAAACACGGGCATCTCTTCCAAACTGTTGAGGCTGTATGCTACGGCTGGACGCATGGAAAGTGCCCATCAAGTGTTTGATCAAATGTCTAAACGTAACGAGTCTGCTTTTCCCTGGAACTCTCTTATCTCGGGATACGCAGAACTGGGACAATATGAAGATGCCTTAGCCCTTTACTTTCAAATGGAGGAAGAGGGTGTTGAACCTGATCGGTTCACATTTCCTCGCGCTTTGAAGGCTTGCGCGGGAATCGGGTCGATTCATGTTGGGCAGGCTGTTCACCGCGATGTGGTGCGTAAGGGTTTTGGAAATGACGTGTTTGTGCTTAATGCTCTTACTGATATGTATGCAAAATGTGGAGACATAGTTAAGGCTAGGCGGGTTTTTGATAGCATTGCTTGTAAGGATAACATTTCTTGGAATTCCATGTTGACGGGTTATATTCGTCACGGGTTGTTGGCTGGGGCATTGCAGGTATTCCGTGGGATGATTCAAGAGGGATTTGAGCCTGACTCTGTTACTATATCCACTATTCTGTCTAGTTTTTGTTCATTGAAGACTGCGGCACAGATGCACGGTTGGGTTCTCAGGCGAGGAATTGAGTGGAATACATCTGTCGTTAATGCTATGATCGTTGTTTATTCTAATCTTGGCAAGTTAGATGGAGCAAGTTGGTTGTTTCAACGAATGCCCGAGCGGGATATTGTGTCATGGAATTCAATAATATCTGGTCATAGTAAACACCCAGAAGCTCTGATGTACTTCGAACAGATGGTGAGGAGCGGTACTTCACCCAACAGCATCACGTTTGTAGCAATACTATCGGCTTGTGCTCATTTAGGTTTGGTCAAGGACGGAGAGCGGCTGTTTTGGTTAATGAGAAAGAAGTACGGGATTGATCCGAGAATGGAGCACTACGCTTGCATGGTAAATCTTTACGGGAGAGCAGGGCTGATAGATGAGGCTTTCAACATGATAGTGGAGAGAATGGAGTTTGAGGCAGGGCCAACTGTGTGGGGAGCAATGCTGTATGCCTGTTCGGTTCATGGAAACATACAAATAGGAGAGATTGCAGGTCAAAAACTTTTCGAGCTGGAGCCGGATAACCAACATAATTTTGAGTTATTGATGAAGATATATAGCGATGCAGGGAGGGTGGACGATGCGGAAAGAGTTAGAAAATTGATGTTGGATAGAGGATTATAG
- the LOC107933483 gene encoding probable UMP-CMP kinase 2 isoform X1, with protein sequence MWRRVASLSSSISSSFLAQTASRLNTWESLTTGIAQQAKGVIAPKEKTPFITFVLGGPGSGKGTQCIKIVETFGFAHLSAGDLLRREIASKSADGAMILNTIKEGKIVPSQVTVKLIRKEMELSDNHKFLIDGFPRTEENRVSFERIIGVEPNVVLFFDCPEEEMVKRVLNRNEGRVDDNLETIKKRLTVFQALSLPVINYYSERGKLYTIKAIGTEDEIFEQVRPIFAAFEQTVG encoded by the exons ATGTGGAGGCGCGTGGCTTCGCTTTCTTCCTCCATCTCATCTTCCTTTCTTGCCCAG acaGCGTCTAGGCTCAACACTTGGGAATCATTAACAACAGGGATCGCCCAACAG GCAAAAGGTGTAATAGCCCCCAAGGAGAAAACTCCATTCATAACTTTTGTCCTAG GTGGCCCTGGTAGTGGAAAAGGTACTCAGTGTATAAAGATTGTTGAGACATTTGGATTCGCACATTTGAGTGCAGGAGATTTGTTGAGAAGGGAAATAGCTTCTAAGAGTGCAGATGG TGCCATGATTCTTAACACAATTAAAGAAGGAAAAATTGTCCCGTCACAGGTGACAGTCAAACTGATACGAAAGGAGATGGAATTAAGTGACAATCACAAATTTCTCATTGATGGCTTCCCACGTACTGAGGAGAACCGAGTATCATTTGAACGAATT ATTGGTGTAGAGCCAAATGTTGTACTTTTCTTTGATTGCCCAGAAGAAGAAATGGTGAAACGTGTGCTGAATCGTAATGAG GGCCGAGTTGATGACAACTTAGAAACAATCAAAAAACGTCTTACAGTTTTTCAGGCATTGAGTCTTCCAGTTATTAACTACTACTCTGAGAGAGGAAAGCTCTATACG ATCAAGGCAATAGGAACAgaagatgaaatatttgaacAAGTTCGTCCAATCTTTGCTGCGTTTGAG CAGACTGTTGGGTAA
- the LOC107933483 gene encoding probable UMP-CMP kinase 2 isoform X2, whose product MWRRVASLSSSISSSFLAQTASRLNTWESLTTGIAQQAKGVIAPKEKTPFITFVLGGPGSGKGTQCIKIVETFGFAHLSAGDLLRREIASKSADGAMILNTIKEGKIVPSQVTVKLIRKEMELSDNHKFLIDGFPRTEENRVSFERIIGVEPNVVLFFDCPEEEMVKRVLNRNEGRVDDNLETIKKRLTVFQALSLPVINYYSERGKLYTIKAIGTEDEIFEQVRPIFAAFETVG is encoded by the exons ATGTGGAGGCGCGTGGCTTCGCTTTCTTCCTCCATCTCATCTTCCTTTCTTGCCCAG acaGCGTCTAGGCTCAACACTTGGGAATCATTAACAACAGGGATCGCCCAACAG GCAAAAGGTGTAATAGCCCCCAAGGAGAAAACTCCATTCATAACTTTTGTCCTAG GTGGCCCTGGTAGTGGAAAAGGTACTCAGTGTATAAAGATTGTTGAGACATTTGGATTCGCACATTTGAGTGCAGGAGATTTGTTGAGAAGGGAAATAGCTTCTAAGAGTGCAGATGG TGCCATGATTCTTAACACAATTAAAGAAGGAAAAATTGTCCCGTCACAGGTGACAGTCAAACTGATACGAAAGGAGATGGAATTAAGTGACAATCACAAATTTCTCATTGATGGCTTCCCACGTACTGAGGAGAACCGAGTATCATTTGAACGAATT ATTGGTGTAGAGCCAAATGTTGTACTTTTCTTTGATTGCCCAGAAGAAGAAATGGTGAAACGTGTGCTGAATCGTAATGAG GGCCGAGTTGATGACAACTTAGAAACAATCAAAAAACGTCTTACAGTTTTTCAGGCATTGAGTCTTCCAGTTATTAACTACTACTCTGAGAGAGGAAAGCTCTATACG ATCAAGGCAATAGGAACAgaagatgaaatatttgaacAAGTTCGTCCAATCTTTGCTGCGTTTGAG ACTGTTGGGTAA
- the LOC107933506 gene encoding plant intracellular Ras-group-related LRR protein 9: protein KPQNNQLKSETLGVSSNLYRKACKRLLKTRSSIGNPPALKMDPNLKSYPLLSYVLSRLPSISSRLQSSPSSDAPFDLEQPPPIDAASSSTAPPPIVDQMPHLSHPKVLASMTHAIYDVAQTRSVLQTLGPRPDHESVDMAHHKLAEIDSNLSKSLEELVLSPRPEGVDQAEWRANLADKEQQIRQQAEQEKSMYKSILQLDEMHEAYGKLVKQAEERLVKIYEKAGEVADDSEPVEETNPEVVGILEEAQGKGLERVDLCGRKLRYLPEAFGKISGLLSLNLSGNQLVVIPDSLAGLEKLEELNVSSNLLESLPDSIGLLQNLKILDVSGNKLNALPDSICYCRSLVELDVSFNSLAYLPTNLGNELGNLERLSVYLNKLRSLPNSICKMRSLRFLDAHFNELCGLPNEIGRLTNLEVLNVSSNFSDLTELPESLGELTNLKELDLSNNQIQVLPDTFGRLDNLKKLNLEQNPLVIPPLEVVEQGVDAVKIFMAKRWADKLVEEERKSMIEVNEEEENGWLTRSTTWLKRSVSVVGETVSGYLGTAGPRDPILDEER, encoded by the exons AAGCCACAAAACAACCAGCTGAAAAGTGAAACCTTGGGAGTCTCCTCCAATCTCTACCGTAAAGCTTGTAAAAGGCTTTTGAAAACCAGAAGCAGCATTGGAAATCCTCCTGCCCTGAAAATGGATCCCAACCTGAAAAGCTACCCGCTCCTCTCCTATGTTTTGTCCCGCCTCCCTTCCATCTCATCCAGGCTCCAGTCCTCACCCTCCTCTGATGCCCCCTTCGACCTCGAACAACCCCCGCCTATCGACGCCGCCTCTTCCTCCACTGCTCCGCCACCAATAGTCGACCAGATGCCCCACCTTTCCCATCCCAAAGTCCTCGCTTCCATGACCCATGCCATCTACGACGTCGCCCAAACCCGCTCTGTCCTCCAAACCCTCGGCCCCCGACCCGACCACGAGTCCGTCGACATGGCTCACCACAAGCTCGCCGAGATCGATTCCAACCTCTCTAAATCCCTGGAAGAACTCGTCCTCTCTCCTCGACCCGAGGGTGTGGATCAAGCCGAATGGCGTGCCAACTTGGCGGACAAAGAGCAACAGATTCGACAACAAGCTGAGCAGGAAAAATCTATGTACAAGTCGATACTGCAATTGGACGAAATGCACGAGGCGTACGGGAAGCTCGTGAAGCAAGCCGAGGAGAGGTTGGTTAAGATTTATGAGAAGGCGGGAGAAGTGGCGGACGATTCGGAGCCAGTTGAGGAGACCAATCCGGAGGTTGTTGGGATACTGGAGGAAGCGCAAGGCAAAGGATTGGAAAGGGTTGATTTGTGTGGAAGGAAGCTCAGGTATTTGCCCGAAGCCTTTGGGAAGATTAGCGGCTTGCTTTCCCTTAATCTTTCCGGTAATCAGCTTGTG GTTATTCCTGACTCACTTGCTGGATTAGAAAAACTCGAGGAGCTAAATGTTTCCTCGAATCTTCTGGAATCTCTTCCAGACTCTATTGGATTGCTTCAGAACTTGAAAATCTTGGATGTCTCGGGAAATAAACTGAATGCCTTACCTGATTCCATTTGTTACTGCAG GTCTTTGGTGGAGTTGGATGTGAGCTTTAACTCCCTGGCATACTTGCCAACTAATCTTGGGAATGAATTAGGAAATCTAGAAAGGCTTTCAGTTTATTTGAACAAGCTCCGATCCCTACCAAATTCTATTTGTAAGATGAGGTCATTGCGTTTTCTGGATGCCCACTTCAATGAACTTTGTGGACTTCCGAATGAAATCGGGAGATTGACAAATCTCGAGGTCCTCAATGTGAGCAGCAATTTCTCTGATCTGACAGAACTTCCTGAGTCGCTTGGTGAATTAACCAACCTTAAAGAGCTTGATCTCAGTAACAACCAAATCCAGGTTCTTCCTGATACATTTGGCAGGCTTGACAACCTGAAGAAACTGAATTTGGAACAAAATCCTCTTGTCATTCCTCCTCTAGAAGTAGTAGAGCAAGGGGTTGATGCAGTGAAGATTTTCATGGCAAAGAGGTGGGCCGACAAACTTGTGGAGGAAGAAAGAAAGAGCATGATAGAAGTAAATGAAGAGGAAGAGAATGGGTGGTTGACACGCAGTACAACTTGGTTGAAGCGCTCTGTTTCAGTGGTTGGTGAGACTGTATCAGGGTACCTTGGAACTGCTGGTCCTAGGGACCCTATTCTGGACGAGGAGCGATGA